A genomic region of Phragmites australis chromosome 2, lpPhrAust1.1, whole genome shotgun sequence contains the following coding sequences:
- the LOC133909261 gene encoding serine/threonine-protein kinase SAPK4-like isoform X1, translating into MEKYEAVRDIGSGNFGVARLMRNRETRELVAVKCIERGHRIDENVYREIINHRSLRHPNIIRFKEVILTPTHLTIVMEFAAGGELFDRICDRGRFSEDEARYFFQQLICGVSYCHYMQICHRDLKLENVLLDGSPAPRLKICDFGYSKSSVLHSRPKSAVGTPAYIAPEVLSRREYDGKLADVWSCGVTLYVMLVGAYPFEDPDDPKNIRKTIQQIMQVQYKIPDYVHISTECRQLIAGIFVANPMRRITMKEIKSHTWFLKNLPRELTETAQAMYYRRDNRVPSYSDQTSDEIMKIVQEARTMPKSSQSSYGWSNECSDEEEEEEHGPEENEEEEAEYDKSVKEVHASGELCFDALRI; encoded by the exons ATGGAGAAGTACGAGGCGGTGCGGGACATCGGGTCGGGCAACTTCGGGGTGGCGCGGCTGATGCGCAACCGCGAGACCCGCGAGCTCGTCGCCGTCAAGTGCATCGAGCGCGGCCACCGG ATTGACGAGAATGTGTACAGGGAGATCATCAACCACCGCTCGCTGCGCCACCCCAACATCATTCGCTTCAAGGAG GTGATACTTACACCAACGCACCTTACGATTGTGATGGAGTTTGCAGCAGGCGGGGAGCTCTTCGATCGAATCTGTGATCGTGGGCGGTTTAGTGAGGATGAG GCCCGGTATTTCTTTCAGCAGTTGATCTGTGGCGTGAGTTACTGCCATTACATG CAAATATGCCATAGAGATTTGAAGCTGGAGAATGTACTCTTAGATGGCAGCCCAGCTCCACGGCTCAagatatgtgattttggttattCCAAG TCATCAGTATTGCATTCAAGACCCAAATCAGCAGTGGGGACGCCAGCATATATTGCACCAGAGGTGCTATCCCGTCGTGAATATGATGGAAAG CTTGCAGACGTTTGGTCCTGTGGGGTGACTCTTTATGTCATGCTTGTGGGAGCATACCCATTTGAAGACCCGGATGACCCCAAGAATATACGCAAGACCATTCAG CAAATAATGCAAGTGCAGTACAAGATACCAGATTATGTTCACATATCTACGGAATGCAGACAACTTATTGCCGGTATCTTTGTTGCCAATCCAATGAGG AGAATCACAATGAAGGAAATCAAGAGCCATACATGGTTCTTGAAGAACCTGCCAAGGGAACTCACGGAGACAGCACAAGCCATGTACTACAGGAGGGATAACAGGGTGCCTTCTTATTCAGACCAAACGTCAGATGAAATCATGAAGATTGTCCAAGAAGCAAGGACCATGCCAAAATCATCCCAGTCGAGCTACGGGTGGAGCAACGAGTgttcggatgaggaagaagaagaggaacacGGGCCAGAAGAGAACGAGGAAGAGGAAGCCGAATACGATAAGAGCGTCAAGGAGGTTCATGCGAGCGGAGAACTCTGTTTCGATGCACTACGCATATGA
- the LOC133909261 gene encoding serine/threonine-protein kinase SAPK4-like isoform X2 gives MEFAAGGELFDRICDRGRFSEDEARYFFQQLICGVSYCHYMQICHRDLKLENVLLDGSPAPRLKICDFGYSKSSVLHSRPKSAVGTPAYIAPEVLSRREYDGKLADVWSCGVTLYVMLVGAYPFEDPDDPKNIRKTIQQIMQVQYKIPDYVHISTECRQLIAGIFVANPMRRITMKEIKSHTWFLKNLPRELTETAQAMYYRRDNRVPSYSDQTSDEIMKIVQEARTMPKSSQSSYGWSNECSDEEEEEEHGPEENEEEEAEYDKSVKEVHASGELCFDALRI, from the exons ATGGAGTTTGCAGCAGGCGGGGAGCTCTTCGATCGAATCTGTGATCGTGGGCGGTTTAGTGAGGATGAG GCCCGGTATTTCTTTCAGCAGTTGATCTGTGGCGTGAGTTACTGCCATTACATG CAAATATGCCATAGAGATTTGAAGCTGGAGAATGTACTCTTAGATGGCAGCCCAGCTCCACGGCTCAagatatgtgattttggttattCCAAG TCATCAGTATTGCATTCAAGACCCAAATCAGCAGTGGGGACGCCAGCATATATTGCACCAGAGGTGCTATCCCGTCGTGAATATGATGGAAAG CTTGCAGACGTTTGGTCCTGTGGGGTGACTCTTTATGTCATGCTTGTGGGAGCATACCCATTTGAAGACCCGGATGACCCCAAGAATATACGCAAGACCATTCAG CAAATAATGCAAGTGCAGTACAAGATACCAGATTATGTTCACATATCTACGGAATGCAGACAACTTATTGCCGGTATCTTTGTTGCCAATCCAATGAGG AGAATCACAATGAAGGAAATCAAGAGCCATACATGGTTCTTGAAGAACCTGCCAAGGGAACTCACGGAGACAGCACAAGCCATGTACTACAGGAGGGATAACAGGGTGCCTTCTTATTCAGACCAAACGTCAGATGAAATCATGAAGATTGTCCAAGAAGCAAGGACCATGCCAAAATCATCCCAGTCGAGCTACGGGTGGAGCAACGAGTgttcggatgaggaagaagaagaggaacacGGGCCAGAAGAGAACGAGGAAGAGGAAGCCGAATACGATAAGAGCGTCAAGGAGGTTCATGCGAGCGGAGAACTCTGTTTCGATGCACTACGCATATGA